In Brassica napus cultivar Da-Ae chromosome C2, Da-Ae, whole genome shotgun sequence, the sequence gaaacacatctagcACTCAATTCAGCAtcagcacactctcttattatactctagcttctctaggcctatctgaACTCCTTTTTGCCCTTAcaatcatcatcaagcatccacacattcaaatcaaccaactctcacattcattaatcaataaacatcaggtgaattcttgcaaatggtcaattggaaCAAATCATTTGGTTAGGTAAGGgaagaattttttattattcgaGTGAGTCAAGAGGTTCGAGATacatgatctttaaggtggttcaCTCTCaagacaagtagccttgacattgcacataatatatctaagaaagagatcaactcatgcatacaatgctcaatctccattgttctacccttttcccaaacatacaagttacacaatcatttcccaatgtcaaacccaactcacatctctcaccaaaagatcctaagaacatttttcacataaaactctttctctttgaaatctacaagggatttttttttctcttttgttttttttttttaatatcaaaaacatttcttagctcctaacaactttgctagccccctttttattttctttttctctttttttttcttatatattttttggggccaagacttttcataaacttGAGCTAGATGTTTATCTACTTATCACAATAAAActattcacttaaacacaaagagtctaaTCTTTTCCTTCAAACTTTTcatgctcccaaatcataatcacatcACTCAcgcccacctatagctagacaatagagtgcctaatctagcaagaatgaagatcaagcattgtcgttcccgatactctcaacattatgcacatgtaagactttccgaaaaatacctcactcatcaaacaatgaaagcttaaaaggaggaaagggttttgggagtggtctaccactcgagtttgtcaaaaagattggcgtAAAGATGTgaaaactcaagtgtgtatagccatgactcagtacacaagggaccatgagcaagaagcattaagttcgttcagttcaaataaggttgtagttggcttcaaagattgagtttcagcaactaatgagattcagaaagagttttcaaggctcgaaacatacaaggcTTTTTAAGAGATGCAATAGTATCTTCAGGTTTAAATTCGAATTTCCTAAATCAAGTGAAAATGATATAACTAAACCGGTAACCACTTTGTTTGGTTAGGATAGTTTGGTTTTGATATGTTACTATTGgaatataaatgtattattgTTTGGTTTTGGGTTAAGAAGtttgattcggttcggtttagatATCAGTGTCTATATTCATCTTTCTCTCACTAATAAAAGTAACTTTGGCAATGTTGGTGGTACCTAATGGTGACGAAATCGAAGGTCTATGAGATACAAGATTTCGAAGAGGAAACATGTTCTTGATGTGGCGGTCCTACAGTCTAGAGTTCATGTAGATGACAACAGAGACTAGCCTGAGAAAACCATGGGAGAGATTATCGCTTCTCTTCTCGTgggataacatttttttaagtCAGCTTAGCCAATAAACAAAACCACCGATAGCTGATACATAACTTTCCTTCTTTTCCTAATCTTTTTTTATCTATGTAgcggtcattttttttttaatctcttgtTCCTTATCTTCGGAAAGTAAATTCTCTTTAAagtttcttcatctttctctcgTATTTTTGTCTGTCCTAATCACGCATCCTCTTCTCTTTTAATTTGTTCATCGTAATCTTTACAAGAGAATTGCATTTCTATTTGATGAAGATTAGAATGTGGAAGTTACTGAAGAACAGCCTGATCTTGATGCTACAGTAATTCTAGTATCTTCTAGAGTTGAAggggttttgttttatttggtttttaggtaagatatttattttggttttgattttattaaacatatatgaatgattatttaaatttggaattaaattaattttagtttatgtattcaattataattttttttttaaagtccaAAAAGATCAATAGTCCTTTCGGACCAGACATGGCATTGAAATATAGGCCCAAAATTTTTACGGGCCAAACCGGCCTTAGATAGCAATGAACTTTGCGAGTTTTTTGTCGGTTATGGGCCAGTCCGATTGACACCCCTAAATATAAGTCGGTAACACAAAGACATCGTCCACGTGTTTAGCTTTACTGTGATGTTTAACTATAGTCCACACATTCAACAATGATAAGTCCATTTTGTTGACAACTCGAGCAGGCGGACAAGGTCTGAATCTATAACCATAGATTGATCGGGAAGCTGAAGATTGATGCCATTATATTGGTCAAATAAAACCAGTTAGTATCTTCAGGTTTAAATTCTATATTCCTAAATCAAAGTTAAAATGAGATAACTAAACCGGTAACCACTTGGTTTGGTTATGATAGTTTGGTTTTGATATATTACAATTGGAATGTAAACGTATTATTGTTTGGTTTTCGGTTAAGAAGTTTGATTCGGTTCAGTTTAGATGTCAGTGTATATATTCATCTTGCTCTCACTAATAATAGTAACTTTGGCAAATGTTGGTGGTACAGAATGGTGACGAAATCGAAGGCTTATAAGATACAATATTCCAAAGAGGAAACATGTTCTTAATGAAGCGGTTATACAGTATGGAGTTCATGTAGATGACGACAAAGATTAGCCTCAGAAAACCATGGGAGAGATTATTACTTCTCTTCTCACGGGATAACATTTTTCAAGTCAATTTAgccaataaacaaaaatatttttattggatGCAAAAAATGTGCAACATTTATTTACAGTCTTAGTTTAAAAGATAAATCTATAGATATTTTGTCCAAAACCTATTTATAGTTATATATCTTTTACATATGTAAATTGAAACCCAAAACTTTGTTTTCGGAGCATTTCCAACCAGTGCCGGCCATGACCTAAAATTGTGGAAGCTGGGATTTTAAGCATCAAAATACGTTAAATATTTAAGAGGATCAAAATAGGTTGTGTTTCTAATTTGTTAGGTCAAAGGTGCATAGTTCAAAACTCTGGGGGagcaaatttatttttctttaagatGTACTTTTTATTGGGATGTGCATGTTTCCAACCGACTTCATTTTACTCTCTAGAACAGAGTTTGAAAATAGATTTACTTTATGAATATaacaatgtattttttttagtaCACTATTTTCTACTACAGAATAGAATAGGATTAGAGTAAAACTTATTCTATTATagagatattctattttaaaagaaaaatgaaatttacatttaaattgctctcaaattttccaaaaagaaaatacTATCTTCTCAGATTGATATACACTTTTTAGGCGAGAGAAGAGAAATGAATCTGAGTAGAATTTgtcttaaattttcaaaaaaaaaattgtaacaattttattttgtcaacGCTTTAAAATTGACAATGGAACCCGGTAAAAGCGTATTAGTTATGTGAAATCAAAAGAGTAAATGAAAATCTTGGGGCTTAAaccttttttaaattttaaatttcttaaggtttgaatttttattttaagtattatGCGATTTTGCTTGAAAATCTTGTACatgataaagagaaaataaatcaGGTTTTTGTCTGCCACTTCcccataagaaaaaaataaaagtaagtgCACTACTTTCTTCTAGCTTAACCAAATGCATTTCTATTAtttcatagatttttttttttgaattcttaATCCTGTTTATCGTTCATATAACtagttttatttacaaattcaCACAACTAGTAACAAGGataaacatttaatataatactAAATAATTGGGGTTTTAGCTAAACAGAGTGTGTAAAATACCAAATTTTACGTTTACACCacctgtaattttttttattttggtacgAAAATAGATACATTGTTTTACTAATTCACTTAATGGTTTTACAATTAACGGACTCTTGGTTTATTTACGTTTTTCATGTGGCGACTCTCATATTTGTGGACCATACATTATCTGAATAACTCAATTATTTACTtaatttataaggttttttcatttttaattctGAAATAAATACTTGTTTTATtgatttcgaaaatgacttCTCCAAACGTATAGATATCTCTGCGTGTCTTGTCAATTCCAAAAGGagcaaatttttatttattacagtGTCGGCAGAGCAAATAAATCGACAAAATTACAAAACGAAGAAAATGTGAATAAAGCaggaaaagagaaaagaaaaaaacgtcAAATCGTCGTCACACCACTGTGGCAGAAATCAATAGGAATATCGAATTTAATAATGTCCTTCAAAAagatactttaaaaaaattattcaaaaaaaatctcttaGATATTAAAAAGTTCAACAATGAGATATAATAATCAATAATTTTGATGGTTTCTATAgcattatatatctatattttccttgaaaataaaaaactttattataaagaagattttattttaaagtaagcCTCTGTCATAGAGGATTTCCATGTTTAGGAACAGATATAGAAAATGTTTTCCATCTCAAAATATAGagacataaataatattttcaatattttttttcaaaaaataaagaaactttattatataaacatttattggAACAAATCTACTTTTATAATATaagttttctatttaaaaaaaaaatatagatataggTTAGAAATATTGTTATACTGCTTTGTCCTTTATATAGTGCCATCTTCTTCATTAGCTGCCTACACACTTAACATTTGTTGCCTTCCAATCTACCTCTGAAATTTTCTTTCTCACTCTCAAAATGAAGCTTTCGATGCGTTTGATCTCAGCTGTTCTCCTCTTGTTCATGATATTCGTTGCTACAGGTTCATTACTTTCATAATTTAATATCTAACTATAAACATAtgtatgaaaatatatacaatcatTTACAATATATCAATAACATAACATACTTTTGCATATATATGgatctatataatatatatatatttcatgtttCAAGCGAATGTTCTTGTGAATGCTCATAGAAAAAGTTGGTTTGTGTCGTTTATCCTTCCtacatgatttcaattattaaaaactatttagCAAAATTAAATACTTATGGTCTAAACAAAGTGTTTGTATTGGTGTTGATTTTGTCTAGGGATGGGTCCAGTATCAGTGGAGGCACGCACATGTGAGTCACAGAGCCATAGGTTCAAGGGTCCATGCGTGAGCGACAATAACTGCGCAAACGTGTGCCACAACGAAGGTTTTGGCGGAGGCAAATGCCGTGGACTTCGTCGTCGGTGCTTCTGCACCAGACATTGCTGATTCATTGAACCTCATAAATCATCAAAATCATCGATCCATTGtcttgtgttttcttctttcttatcTAAATCTTCAGTAAAGTACCATGTCGTACGGTACGCGTGTGTTTGTCTTTAGGTTGTTCTCGAATAAGTCTTTTGTGTCTTTACAGTTTTAAGGTAATGTTATATTCTAAATGATGGTAACTGGGGATTTGATAATATAAACATGACTAAAGTTAAAATGTGGTACTATATAACTGCAATTTATGTGTGTGTGGGATAAATGATAGTTTCCATTGAATAAGTGGTGTGAAATCATATTTGATTGAGGAAAAATATTTTGGGATTTCActagataaaatattaaaaatctcgGTTTCTATTTTTCTGAACCTGAAAAATCATAGATCAAACcagaaaaagtatattaaacaCAAAAAGTTAAATATCCCAGTCAACGTTAACTTTATTGTATGCATGTACTCAATCCATGTCTATGTATAGTCAGTCATAGTCTATGCTCTTTAGAAAGGAAGAAATTTGAGATCACACTCTTCTATTTCCACTAGCCAGTGCATGTTATTGTGAAGGAGATTCAACTTCTTTTAAGAGCAAAGTTCTTGGAACTCGATAAGAAAACTTATAAAATGCTGACTATCTCTACCTCAAGCAACTATAATTATGAAAGCTATCTCTCAAATTGGTTTTGACGCCGGTGGAAGTTCCCTAGTGGATAAATTGAAGGTTTGTGGTTGGATTCTATTGTTGGTTTCTTGGGGATCGTCTTGAGGAAGCTGTAGGAGCCGAGATAGTAAGGTTTGAGGGTGGCCCGAACATCGGCAGTGTAACGGCCCGGTTCCTGGCCCATAAATTTATTTAGGAATATGGGCTTCTCTACGGCCCATTTGGCAAAGACCTAGGGTTTTCCCTTCCCCTTCTtataaaaagagatgcagcctcccttttctctcattctgaaacttgagcgaagctctgcagagatttagagagactaggaaaccctagccgtcaagcttctcttttccttttctctcttcttctctcaagcctctctctctctcccccctgtgccgtctctctctctctccttctctctctctccctcctcctCGCCGGTAccgtgtggtggtggtggttgcagccgattggtggtggtggtcaGATCTCGCAGCTCTCTTGTTTCCttgttccagatctgttcagatCTCCTCTCCCTTATCTCTTGTTTccagatccggatccagatctaggctaaggtggagtgtctcGAACCCAACCTTCTTTCATGATtctgtatactcctttatgttggagttaggtttGATTTGACCCTGATTGGGAGTTAGGTTGATAGGACATGGTATtgctaggatgatagatgaacggatcatgatgcataagaaccctcatactgATAAATGGGACTCGATGAACTGAATTGAATGGTTGTGGTGATGATTGATTGGTAGTTGATTcttgtatgtttggatgtgtTGTCCCATGTGTTGTGTGATTGAAGTTAGGATGCTAGAGAGAAATAAATGCTAGAACGATAGATGAGTAATgattataaaagttattgaagtagaacttgaatgcgatgtgtattgtgtgtgacaccgataacaggtggcgtctagtgaattGAGTCCCAAGTACAAGTATGAATGAATAAGGAAGGTAAATGAGAATGGGAAGGGATAAGTGAAAATGATAAGGAAGTGAAAGGATAAGAAAAAGTATGAGAGAATGATGTTAAGGTTAAGCATGAGTGGGAAAGCATATAGAGggtctaaggaaagtatgtggggtagtagtccacgctaggtatccataggagatgtggccaatccacaagaatatggaagcacccataggagatgtggccaatccacaagaatatggggtagaagcctagttggggctacccactgttgaaaaggacgaaaagatgaaaaggatgtgcattgtagggtttttagctcatggtcgggtaacagggagttaaaggtgtcataggaTCGAGTCGGACTGGTAAGATGAGTCGGTTAAGTCTAGGGTTTgacgtgtgtggcaatgagtgagatcattgtattgattgatcactaggttgttagaaatgaATGGAAGTGAATGTGGAAAATCATAGATGACGTTAGGAAATGATAAAATGCAttaactgattgtagtggctagtcagtcctagttcccgcatagagtagtatagagtgtcatgcgggcaggctggtctagaaccacttcactgagtaacttgttgctcacccctccatttccatttttttccggtgcgcaggactgtaagtagaagtatatggatgtgggtgtgacggtatttcaaagaaggttatgcgctcgtctctcgggaccagtaacgggacacgtagggttgtctaaatgagtagacacgtgtccataacgccccttcgataaccccggtcggacgccgggggatcgggccgttacaattggtatcagagcgggttaagATCCCTTAGTTCTGTCCTAAGGGATCGGCATTTCCgacgttttcaaaaaaaaaaaaaaaaaaactcgttttcggaaaaaaaaaaaaaaaaaaaaatttgattgtgATTGTTACTAAGTATTTTCGGATTGTGaaaagattatttaaatttgattccATTCTTTACGGCATTATGTGTTTTGTACAGATGTGCCGAGTTTCTTTTTACAAACTATTGTGGTCCTACTCCTTTTATTTATGACATTCATTCGTTGGTTTTAAAGATTCCAGTAGAGTTATCATGCCTTGTATGCCTCCCTTGATTGTTGTGTGAATGTGTGAATCCATTTCGGTAACTAACGATTAGTCCGAAGAGTGTGGGCCttggaattcggggacgaattccgaTTAACGGGGGAGGATTGTAACGGCCCGGTTCCTGGCCCATAAATTTCTTTAGGAATATGGGCTTCTCTACGGCCCATTTGGCAAAGACCTAGGGTTTTCCCTTCCCATTCctataaaaagagatgcagcctcccttttctctcattctgaaacttgagcgaagctctgcagagatttagagagactaggaaaccctagccgtcaagcttctcttttccttttctctcttcttctctcaagcctctctctctctctcccccctgtgccgtctctctctctccttctctctctctccctcctcctCGCCGGTAccgtgtggtggtggtggttgcagccgattggtggtggtggtcaGATCTCGCAGCTCTCTTGTTTCCttgttccagatctgttcagatCTCCTCTCCCTTATCTCTTGTTTccagatccggatccagatctaggctaaggtggagtgtctcGAACCCAACCTTCTTTCATGATtctgtatactcctttatgttggagttaggtttGATTAGACCCTGATTGGGAGTTAGGTTGATAGGACATGGTATtgctaggatgatagatgaacggatcatgatgcataagaaccctcatactgATAAATGGGACTCGATGAACTGAATTGAATGGTTGTGGTGATGATTGATTGGTAGTTGATTCTTGTATTTTTGGATGTGTTGTCCCATGTGTTGTGTGATTGAAGTTAGGATGCTAGAGAGAAATAAATGCTAGAACGATAGATGAGTAATGcttataaaagttattgaagtagaacttgaatgcgatgtgtattgtgtgtgacaccgataacgggtggcgtctagtgaattGAGTCCCAAGTACAAGTATGAATGAATAAGGAAGGTAAATGAGAATGGGAAGGGATAAGTGAAAATGATAAGGAAGTGATAGGATAAGAAAAAGTATGAGAGAATGATGTTAaggttaagcatgggtgggaaagcatatagagggtctaagga encodes:
- the LOC106396110 gene encoding defensin-like protein 1; the protein is MKLSMRLISAVLLLFMIFVATGMGPVSVEARTCESQSHRFKGPCVSDNNCANVCHNEGFGGGKCRGLRRRCFCTRHC